A stretch of Acropora palmata chromosome 9, jaAcrPala1.3, whole genome shotgun sequence DNA encodes these proteins:
- the LOC141893284 gene encoding potassium voltage-gated channel protein Shaker-like: MEDRVVINVSGMTFETKEDTLSRFPDTLLGSPYRRQKYFNPTAQEYFFNRHRVVFESILFYYQSGGRLIWPEDVPASIFTEEVEFFELGEQALKDVAKCTYKEKKRVSPQFALQRKMWDLFEHPDTSHFARGVAMLSILMIVLSVTISCVETLPYFKALRDSECNTTTADTLTACHESSDGKENSTRQCHSDKIDEENCPHKTLEVFMVLEIMCYSWFLFEYLVRFASAPNRSQFLLSPLNFVDLLAIVPFFTILISGNRRLVSLAVLRTARLIRIFRILKLTRYSRGLKVLMFTLRASISELEMMVLFMFMIVILSSSAVFYTDLGADGSKFTSIPEAFWWSITTVSTVGYGDFYPVTHFGKFVGGVCAVFGVLAFSLPVMAFAVNFNAYLLGEPIRKHIESKNRTASRTRSQ, from the coding sequence ATGGAAGATCGTGTCGTTATAAATGTAAGCGGAATGACTTTTGAAACGAAAGAAGATACGCTGAGTCGTTTCCCGGATACACTTCTTGGAAGTCCATATAGAAGGCAAAAATACTTCAATCCGACAGCTCAGGAGTATTTCTTTAACAGGCATCGAGTGGTTTTTGAATCGATTTTATTCTATTATCAGTCTGGAGGAAGGCTCATTTGGCCTGAGGATGTTCCAGCTAGCATTTTCACCGAGGAAGTCGAATTTTTTGAACTCGGCGAACAAGCTTTGAAAGACGTCGCAAAATGCAcctacaaagaaaaaaagcgagtATCTCCACAGTTTGCATTGCAACGCAAAATGTGGGATCTTTTTGAACACCCTGACACCTCGCATTTTGCTAGAGGTGTTGCCATGCTATCTATTCTTATGATCGTCCTATCTGTGACGATTTCATGTGTTGAAACTTTGCCCTATTTTAAAGCTCTACGCGACAGTGAATGCAATACAACAACAGCAGATACGTTAACTGCGTGTCATGAAAGCTCTGACGGCAAAGAAAATAGCACGAGACAATGCCATTCAGACAAAATCGACGAGGAAAATTGCCCGCATAAAACCTTGGAGGTCTTTATGGTTCTGGAAATCATGTGCTATTCCTGGTTCTTATTTGAATACCTTGTACGTTTTGCATCAGCACCAAACCGCTCGCAATTTTTATTATCGCCTTTAAACTTTGTGGATCTCCTGGCAATCGTTCCATTTTTTACAATTCTAATCAGCGGGAATCGCCGCCTTGTGTCTCTAGCAGTTCTTCGTACCGCGCGCCTCATAAGGATCTTCCGTATTCTGAAGCTTACACGCTATTCACGCGGGCTCAAAGTTCTCATGTTTACTTTGCGCGCAAGTATAAGCGAGTTGGAGATGATGGTGTTATTTATGTTTATGATTGTAATTTTGTCCTCTAGTGCGGTGTTTTATACAGACCTAGGAGCAGATGGTAGCAAGTTTACTAGCATTCCAGAAGCGTTTTGGTGGAGTATAACAACCGTTAGTACAGTGGGTTATGGGGATTTTTATCCAGTGActcattttggaaaatttgttGGTGGAGTGTGCGCAGTGTTTGGTGTGCTGGCATTTTCTCTTCCAGTGATGGCCTTTGCAGTAAACTTTAATGCGTATCTACTGGGCGAACCTATTAGAAAACacattgaaagcaaaaatagGACTGCAAGCAGAACGCGTAGTCAATAG
- the LOC141893406 gene encoding potassium voltage-gated channel subfamily A member 1-like, with amino-acid sequence MTSKDCSSIISPARKPVNDRVRINVSGTMFETLEETLSRFPDTLLGCPNKRLKYFDKKHDEYFFNRNRLAFDAILFFYQSYGRLVRPEIVPENVFFEEVRFFQIHSDLISARDKIVRALTGNDERLPNNFIKRKIWLLFSRPESSHAAKVFAILSVIIILLSVAIPCFESTEQENIITSSSAVFLSLEIACYIWFTVELVVRFCTAPSKLHFFRSTLNIVDIISVLPYYILLTMQGARAPLSVLRGARMLRVLRIFKLSRYSSGMRVLLFTFSTSMKELGMFVIFITVSVVLSASAAFYAERFYSEKSAFTSIPDALWWAVNTITTVGYGDQYPLTDSGKVVGCLSTVFGVLVIALPVFLFVANFKKVMNVSMAIVNAEKERKATS; translated from the coding sequence ATGACTTCAAAGGATTGTTCGTCGATAATTTCCCCGGCAAGAAAACCTGTTAATGATCGAGTCAGGATTAACGTCAGTGGAACAATGTTTGAAACCTTAGAAGAAACATTATCGAGGTTTCCTGACACTCTACTTGGCTGTCCGAACAAACGGCTAAAATATTTCGACAAAAAACACGACGAGTACTTCTTCAATCGCAACAGACTGGCATTTGACGCTATACTCTTTTTTTACCAGTCTTACGGAAGGCTGGTAAGACCCGAAATTGTaccagaaaatgttttcttcgAAGAAGTACGCTTTTTTCAAATACACAGTGACCTCATCTCGGCTCGAGACAAGATTGTAAGAGCTCTCACAGGGAACGACGAACGACTTCCTAACAATTTTATCAAGCGCAAGATTTGGTTGCTTTTTTCTCGCCCTGAATCATCACACGCCGCAAAAGTGTTCGCCATTTTATCTGTAATTATCATTCTACTATCTGTGGCCATACCTTGTTTCGAATCAACAGAGCAAGAGAACATTATAACTAGTTCTTCAGCGGTATTTCTGTCTCTTGAGATAGCATGCTATATATGGTTCACTGTGGAACTAGTTGTCAGATTTTGCACTGCCCCTAGCAAACTCCATTTTTTTCGCTCTACCCTTAATATCGTGGATATTATCAGTGTTTTGCCGTATTACATTCTTCTCACGATGCAGGGAGCGAGAGCCCCGCTGTCTGTTTTACGCGGAGCCAGAATGCTGCGGGTACTTAGGATATTTAAATTGTCGCGTTATTCGAGCGGCATGCGTGTTTTGCTTTTCACGTTCTCTACGAGTATGAAAGAACTAGGAATGTTTGTCATCTTCATCACCGTTAGTGTGGTGCTCTCTGCTAGTGCTGCGTTCTACGCGGAAAGATTTTACTCCGAAAAAAGCGCCTTCACAAGCATACCCGACGCACTGTGGTGGGCTGTTAACACAATTACCACAGTAGGATATGGCGATCAGTACCCACTCACTGACTCAGGGAAGGTAGTTGGATGTTTGTCAACAGTATTTGGTGTTTTAGTCATCGCACTTCCGGTTTTTCTCTTTGTCGCAAACTTCAAAAAAGTGATGAATGTTAGCATGGCAATTGTCAACGCGGAAAAAGAGAGGAAAGCAACATCTTAG